The following are encoded together in the Oryzias melastigma strain HK-1 linkage group LG17, ASM292280v2, whole genome shotgun sequence genome:
- the si:ch211-119o8.4 gene encoding somatostatin receptor type 3, whose amino-acid sequence MPAIVNLLFNVVSTNTTISFNVVLPLVSLVSLLVGVGGHLLLWLVLIKNRRSRSKPSSILLLNLSLADLGALLTLPCVLLSARFQNWQLGGATCVLLGFMTSVTVGVEIFSLAALSVLRYRIVAPQMRPPASLTQVLCAVLAIWLVSLAMALPKVTYINFNGGCTWSVGRTEWLFFLVPALLIYYVAPLLCIAINCGLIISHLHSCRRTLAADRRNKKATALLIGSTLVFAISWLPYYALEFVNVLSPYVSSAASPTGRSGTELATATPLYPSASSPAPNEQRLTSVTLLWEVASLTAILLVCMAPCWSPPLYFLLSRPAVRQLRALLPSFIREQLQRKTAQRWRIAPAHPPCLPISNTQTLTK is encoded by the exons ATGCCCGCCATCGTTAACCTCCTCTTCAACGTGGTCTCCACCAACACCACCATCTCCTTCAACGTGGTGCTGCCGTTGGTGAGCCTGGTCTCCCTcctggtgggggtggggggccaCCTGCTGCTGTGGCTGGTTCTGATCAAGAACCGCCGCAGTCGCTCCAAGCCCAGCTCCATCCTGCTTCTCAACCTCAGCCTGGCAGATCTGGGCGCTCTCCTCACGCTGCCCTGCGTGCTCCTGAGCGCCCGCTTCCAGAACTGGCAGCTCGGCGGCGCCACCTGTGTCCTCCTGGGATTTATGACGTCGGTGACGGTAGGAGTGGAGATCTTCAGCCTGGCAGCGCTGTCGGTGCTGAGGTATCGGATCGTCGCACCGCAGATGAGACCCCCTGCCAGTCTGACCCAAGT GTTGTGCGCTGTACTGGCCATTTGGCTGGTGTCGCTGGCCATGGCCTTACCAAAGGTCACCTACATCAACTTCAACGGGGGGTGCACTTGGTCGGTTGGACGGACGGAGTGGCTGTTCTTCCTGGTTCCCGCCCTGCTGATCTACTACGTGGCTCCTCTGTTGTGCATCGCCATCAACTGCGGCCTCATCATCTCCCACCTCCACAGCTGCAGGAGAACGCTTGCTGCCGACAGACGCAACAAGAAAGCCACCGCTCTGCTGATTGGCTCAACGCTGGTTTTCGCCATTAGCTGGCTGCCGTACTACGCGCTTGAGTTTGTCAATGTTTTATCCCCGTATGTGAGTTCAGCAGCCTCTCCGACCGGCAGATCGGGGACGGAGCTCGCCACCGCTACGCCTTTGTATCCGTCAGCGTCCTCGCCGGCACCCAACGAGCAAAGGCTGACGAGCGTCACGCTGCTGTGGGAGGTAGCGTCTTTGACGGCCATTTTGTTGGTGTGCATGGCGCCGTGCTGGAGCCCCCCTCTGTACTTCCTGCTGTCCCGTCCCGCTGTGCGTCAGCTGAGGGCTCTCCTGCCTTCTTTCATTCGAGAACAGCTACAGAGAAAAACTGCCCAGCGCTGGCGGATCGCTCCGGCTCACCCTCCGTGCCTGCCGATCTCCAACACTCAGACACTGACCAAGTGA